The following nucleotide sequence is from Lacinutrix sp. Hel_I_90.
GCGTTTATAAGCCACTAAAATAGTAAATATTAACGAACCAGAGGAAAATCCGCAGGATTTTCCGAGTAAGAGAGGACCAAGCAATTATATTTACACATTGTTGTGTACAGTGTTTTATATTTTTTTATTCCATTTACCGCACTGAAAGTCAGCTTTTGGCAACATTGCAATTTGCTTTAAGCAGCAGTTTTAGAGTCCTGTTTTTTAGCCGTAATTGGAGTAGAGCAGTAGTCGGCAACAGTTGCGCATTTAACTTGTCAGAAAAGGATTGAGTGGTAAATCCGTTGTATTGCTCCGTTTTGCTTTTTAATCCGTTTACAAGCCCTTATTTTGCGCAATAATTGCGCGTTAATTTTTTTTGATAAAAATTAATGCCGTTTTGATTTGGGTTTAAGAGAATTTGCTTTTTTGTGAGCCGAGTGAGGCATTGTACACAACAAAGATATATGATTACTATTAACTATATATCTCTTATATGCGCACTAAGATAATAAATTATTATTGCTCTATTTTGTTACTCCTGTATTGTCCATATTTTAATATCATTCTTATACTAGCAATGTATATTTATGTCTTTTATTAGGAGAAAACGATGGTAGCTAAAGCTTTTTAAGTATTAGCAGGTAGTATTTAATTTTGGTATTATATGGGATTTTAATACGCTTAACCGCGAGATGATTATCGTTTTCAATTAACCCAAAAAAGATAATGTCAAAAAATAAATAGATAACACTCCACGCTTTTTAGTACTTTCGCGCTTTCAAAAAACAGATCATGATTACAGTAGATAATATTGCAGTAGAATTTAGTGGCACCACCTTATTTAAAGACGTTAATTTCGTGATTAATGAGAATGACAAGATTGCTTTAATGGGTAAGAATGGGGCAGGGAAATCCACAATGATGAAGATTGTTGCAGGAGAACAAAAAGCCACCCGCGGGAAAGTGAGTTGCCCAAAAGATACGGTTATCGCTTATTTACCACAGCATTTGTTAACCCAAGATAATTGCACTGTTGTTCAAGAAGCGTCTAAAGCTTTTGCTTCTGTTTTTAAAATGCGCGATGAGATGGACCACCTCAATAAGCAATTGGAAACGCGAACAGATTATGAGAGCGATGAATACATGGCAATCATCGAAAAAGTTTCTGAACTAGGGGAGCGCTATTATGCTTTAGAAGACGTAAACTATGAGGCAGAAGTAGAGAAGGCACTTAAAGGCTTAGGCTTTAAACAAGAAGATTTTACACGATTAACAAACGAATTTAGCGGCGGTTGGCGTATGCGAATAGAATTAGCAAAAATTCTATTACAAAAACCCGATTTAATTTTACTCGATGAGCCTACAAACCATATTGATATCGAATCTGTTATTTGGTTGGAAGACTTCTTAGTGAATAAAGCCAATGCCGTTATGGTAATTTCACACGATCGTGCCTTTATCGATAATATTACGAATCGTACCGTTGAGGTCACTATGGGACGTATTTACGACTATAAAGCCAATTACTCTCACTATTTACAATTACGCGAAGACCGCAGACTACACCAAATAAAAGCCTACCAAGAACAGCAAAAATTTATTGCCGATAATATGACGTTTATTGAGCGTTTTAAAGGCACTTATTCTAAAACCAATCAAGTGACCTCTAGAGAGCGTATGCTTGAAAAGTTGGAGATTATTGAAGTTGATGAAGTGGATACTTCTGCTTTAAAATTGCGTTTCCCACCCGCGCAACGTTCAGGGGATTACCCAGTAACCGTTGAGAACTTAACTAAAAAATATGATGACCATGTGGTGTTTAAAGATGCCAATATGTCTATTAAAAGAGGCGAGAAGGTCAGTTTTGTTGGTAGAAACGGGGAAGGGAAATCTACGATGATTAAATCTATTTTAGGTGAAATTAATTTTGAAGGTAAGTGTAGTCTAGGCCATAATGTGCATGTTGGGTATTTTGCACAAAACCAAGCGGCTTTGTTAGATAATGAGTTAACCGTATTTCAAACGGTTGATGAGGTTGCCAAAGGCGATATTAGAACAGGTATTAAAAATGTTTTAGGTCGCTTTATGTTTAAAGGGGATGATATTGATAAAAAAGTAGGGGTGTTGTCTGGTGGAGAAAAAACCAGATTAGCCATGGTAAAACTCTTGTTAGAACCGGTAAACTTGTTAATTCTGGATGAACCTACAAATCACCTGGATCTAAAATCTAAAGATGTACTTAAAGAAGCCTTATTAGATTTTGATGGGACCCTTATTCTGGTTTCGCATGATCGTGATTTCTTGCAAGGCTTGTCTGAAAAAGTATTCGAATTTAAAGACCAACGTGTGATTGAGCATTTTGAATCTATTGATGCCTTTTTAGAGCGTAATCGTATTGATAGTTTAAAAGCTATAGATTTAATGAAGTAATCTGGTATATATTTCAATAAAACGGCTTCATTTTTAGTGAATTTAGCTGCTTTTTTTATCCAATAAATACGTGTCGAGAAGTCGTTTTAAAGGTGGTCGCACTACTTTTTTTGTTAAAAACACTCCTGTTTACTTAAACTTAGTACGATTGTTTGACAGAGACGTTGAGTTGAAAGCATTTATAAATCTATTTGCTCTTTTACCCATTTTGAACTTCGTTTTAAAAATGCAGGCGGATCAAACCGATAGCCAAAATACAAGCTGGCGTAACTTTTATCATTTACAAAATTGCGCGCAGTGGCCCTATTAGCTTCTGTAGAATCAAAATTAAAAACGGCCCCTGTACTTATGTGTTCACTGGTATAGCCAAATTGTAATTTAAAGTTTAAAGCCTTGGTTAAAAATGCAAATGATTCTGTGCTGTTGGCTATTTTTTCTTCAGAAAACCGAACACCTAAGGCCGGAGCAATGCCTCCAGTAACAAAATAATTGGTGTTTATCGTTCTTGTATAATAGTAGCTTGGTGAAATAGAGAGGTCATAATTATTCTGAATGTACTTGCCGGCTTCATTGTAATCAGATAAACGATTAAAACCATAATTAAGCGTAGGCACTAAGCTACCAGCGCTGGTTCTTTGCCACTCGTTTAACGCCACTAAATGCCGCAATGAAAACGCATCATTTAATGTGTAAGACGTACTTCCGGTCCAGCTTGTGGTTTTTAAATGAGGAAGGGCTGCCAAGGTCATATTTATATTTGTACTCTCTTGATAAAACCCTTGTACCTTTCGGTATTCTAAAGTCTGTAACCATTGCTTTAAAAACAATCGCAATTGAATATTTCTAAACTTAGACTGGTTGCTTCCACGAGCACTGCTTGGTGAGAAATTAACACTCAAACCAAAAAACGAGTAATTTGCAGAAAATTTCAGTTTGTATACGTTATTCGCTTCGGCGATAAACGAACGTTCCGCTGCGTTAGTAATTAAGAAAGATTCACTCTGTTTGTTAAAGTCAACCTTAACTAACATCTTGTTGGAGAAACTTATAATATCTTGTCCATGTGTGGTGGTAACAAGTAATAAAATAACGATTAGAAAAGTGTACTTCATTAAAAAGGGCTTAGATTATTTTAGTTATATCATTAGTTTTTTCTCATTTCAGCCTGCCGCATGGGCATAGAATCAATAAGATCAAATAATGTTTTAGTGGTTAGCAGACCTTCTTTTTTTAGTTTAACAGTGCCATCTAAACCAATTAAAATGACTGCAAAGGCGTCATTAGTATCCATGAAGCTGTTAAATAGAAACGAAGCGGCTATCCAGTTGCTAGCATTGGTACTCACTTTGTACTTCTTTGGTAAAACATTGTAAACTAATACTTTTCTTTCGATAAGTTCATCTTGAGCAGCTGCTAATTTTAAAATTTGATTTTTATAGTTATCAGAAGCTTCATTATCAGAAATAATAAGCAGTACTCTATTTTTCCATTGGTGTTTTTCTAAGTGTTGTGATTGCATCGTGTTTAAACTTAAAATGGTAATTAAAATAATGATAATACGCATTGGAGATTCTGTTTACTGTTTTAAAAAATTGAGATAAACTCATGGATGCCTTCGGTTGCCGGTTTAGCAATCACGGTCAGGTTTTTTGTGCTTGAAATAGACGGGTTAGGGTCTATAAAATAAGTGGGTGTATTTTCTGGAACACAATGCATTAAACTGGCAGCAGGATACACTTGCAGTGATGTGCCTATAATAAGTAGCTTATCTGCCGTTTGGCAAATGGCAGCGGCTTCGTCTATTAAAGGCACGGCTTCGCCAAACCAAACGATGTGCGGTCGTAATTGATCGCCATGGCTATCTAAATCCCCTAATATAAGGTCTTTTTTCCAATCCAGAATTAAGTTTTCATTGCGAACGCTCCGTGCTTTTAAGAGTTCGCCATGCAAGTGAATCACATGACTACTGCCAGCGCGCTCATGTAAATCATCGACATTTTGAGTAATAATGATGACTTTAAAATGCTTTTCAAGATTGGCCAATTCAAGATGCGCCTTGTTGGGTTTTACTTCTAATAACTGTTTACGTCTTTGGTTATAGAAATCCAAAACCAATTCAGGATTTGCCGCAAAGCCTTCTGGTGAGGCTACAGACATAACATCATGCCCTTCCCATAAGCCATTGGCGTCTCTAAATGTTTTTAATCCGCTTTCGGCACTCATTCCAGCGCCAGTTAATACAACTAGATGTTTCATGCTTTAAAAATAATCTTTAATTTTGAATTCTATGATAGATATAAAACTCTTAGAACATTTAGAAACGTATTTAACGCCAAAACGCTTAGCACGTTTTCATAAAGTATTAGCACAGCGTACAAAATTTTTTACTGTGGCGACCGAAGATGTGTATCAACTTCATAATACAAGTGCCGTTATTCGTAGTTGTGATGTCTTTGGCATTCAGGAAGTTAACATTGTTGAAGAGCGCAATAGTAAACGAATTGATCGGGAAATTGCCATGGGCGCCCAAAAATGGGTGGATTTAAAGCGCTACCAGTCGGTTAAAGACTGCCTGAAAAGTTTAAAAGCACAAGGCTATCAGATTGTGGCAACCACACCACACACCAATGATTGTGAATTGTATGATTTTGATGTGACTAAGAAATCTTGTTTTTTCTTTGGAAGAGAAACCGAAGGGCTCTCTGATGAGGTACTGAAGGAAGCAGATGTGTTTTTAAAAATTCCGATGGCTGGTTTTACAGAAAGTTTGAACATATCGGTCTCTGCTGCCATTATTTTGCAGCATGTAACGACTAAGTTGAAGAAAACTGATAGCGATTGGCAGTTAACAGCTCCTGAAAAACTCGAAAAGCGTTTAGACTGGTGTAAGAAAACCATTAAAAGTTATGATGACATTATAGAACGTTATTATGAAACAAAAAAATAACTAGCTAGAATAAGCTGTTGGTATTTTAGGTAGTAGTGCACTTCTTTTTTGCTGTCTTTAGCATTTTTAATCGACCACTGTTGTAATCCAGAAGATTTTTGATAAAAGAAGAAAAGCACTGAAGTAAACTACTTAATAAAATGCTAGGCATTGCAAACGGAGACTGAGATATTATCTATCGCGACTTAACACTTTATACTCTTCATAACACTCACTAATAGCATCAAGCATTTGAAGATCGTTTGCCTTTTCAATAAATTCTTTAGAGTAGTTACATTGTGAAACAATTTCATCTAAATCCACTTTATTAACCTGTAATAAAACCATTAGGGTTTCACGATCAAAACGAGACGCAAGGAGGTTTCTAATCTGGTCGTCTTGTTTCATTTTTTTAAGCTTTTTGAGCTCATTGCCTTTTCGGCTAAAGGTGTTGTATAAAAAGTCTAAAGGATTAAATATAGAGCCTAAAACTTTACTAATACTGCTTGGCGATTTATTGTTTCCGGCTTCGTAGCCTGTGGTTAACCCAGAAATGCTGTAACGATAATTAGTATTTACCTGTACTTGTTTGATGTCTATTTCAAGATAGCCTGTAAGTTTTAAATCGTTTACCACAACTTCTTCTAAGGCTAAAGCCAGTTCGGTTAAAGTAATTTTTGAGCTCCCAAATTTTAACCAGTCATTCGTCACACGTACTTTAATAGACTTGTATCCAATATAAGTTAAATGCAGTGTGTCATTAACCTTAGCTTTAATATTAAATTCACCACTACTATTGGTAGAAGTACCAATAACTTGGTTAAGGTTTACAATATTCACACTTTCAATAGGCGCCGCTGTCTGAGAGTCTATGATAATACCTTCAACATAATCGCTTTGTTCCGTATTATCTTCCTGCGTAAAGCCAAAAGTAACATAGCATAATAAAAGGAAAGTAAGTAGGTATCTCATTATTAAATTTTGAACTATAAAAATACTAAACAAATTGTATTTAGCACTTTTATAGTTCTCATTTTGACTTAATATTAACAAAAAGGTTTAAAATTCAAGTTGAATTACCTTCTAGAACGTCTAGGAGTTGCGTGTGTAGTTTTAAACTCAGATTTATCTCTGTCACCACCATCACTTCTTCTTGATCTTGGTTTAGGACTGTCATCACTACTACGACGTCTGTCGCTAGAACCTTCACTGCGTCTTCCGCTTGAACGTCTATCTCCGCCACCGCCAGAACTTCTATCGTTACGTTTTCTGTCTCCACCGCCATCTCTGCGTCTTCCGCCACCGCTTGCACCACGACCACGACCGCCACGACTTGGTTTGTCTTCTGTAATTTCTACGTTAACAAAGCGTCCGTTGTGTTTATAGTCTGTAAAGAAAGCCAATATTTTTTCTTGGTGTTCTTTTTCAGTATTAAAGAAAGAGAAGGTGTCTTTACAGTCTACTTTAAAAACATCATCACGACCTAATTGTAATTCTTCTTTTAAGAAATCTTTTAACTTCATCCAATCAAAACCGTCTTTCTCACCAACGTTGATAAAGTAACGTGCAGCGCTTCCACTTGATTCTCTACCAGAATCTCTTCCGCTATCTCTACCAGAATCGCCAGCAGCAACGTTTAAGTTTTTAGATTTTTGATAATAATTAAAGAAACGTGTAAACTCTACCGAGAAGAATTTCTTGATCAATTCGTCTTTAGAAGTGTCTTCAAATAAACTATTAATATCTTCAAGATACTTATCAATCTCGTGGTTGATTTCTGTGTTATGAATTTTATTAGCTAAAGAGAGTAATTGCACTTCGCAAATTTCCATACCGTTAGGTATTTCCTTTAGTTCAAATTTCTTATTGATAATGCGTTCGATGCTTTTTAATCTGCGCACTTCACTTTTAGAAACAATTACCATAGAAACTCCTGTTTTACCAGCACGACCTGTTCTACCAGAACGGTGTGTATAGGTTTCTATTTCATCACTCAATTGGTAGTTAATAACGTGAGTAATATCGTCTACATCAATACCACGAGCAGCTACATCTGTAGCAACCAACATTTGTATTTGGCGGCTTCTAAACTGCTTCATCACAATATCACGTTGATTCTGTGATAAATCACCATGTAATGCACCAGCACTGTAACCATCTTCAATTAAGTTTTCTGCAACCTTTTGTGTATCGCGTTTGGTACGACAAAAAATTACCGAAAATATTTCAGGATTCGCATCTGCCAAACGCTTTAACGCTTGGTAACGATCACGGGCATTTACTAAATAGTATTCGTGAGAGACATTATCTGTACTCTCGTTTTTATGACCAACCGTAATTTCTTGCGGACTTTTCATAAATTTTCTTGCAATCGTAGCCACTTCTTTCGGCATGGTTGCAGAAAATAACCAGGTATTTTTATCTTCAGGAGTTCCAGAAAGAATTTCTGTAATATCTTCCTTAAAACCCATGTTTAACATCTCATCGGCTTCATCTAAAACCGAATATTGAATTTTTGTAATATCGACTAAGCGACGGCTAATCATATCTTTCATACGACCAGGCGTTGCTACAATAATTTGTGCACCACGTTTTACTTCACGGGCTTGATCTGTAATGCTAGAGCCACCATAAATAGCAACGACGTTTAAGCCTTTACAGTATTTACCGTAGGCTTTCATTTCGTTCGCAATTTGTAAACAAAGTTCACGAGTAGGCGATAAAATAAGACCTTGTGTTGTGCGGCTGTCAATGTCAATTTTTTGTAACATTGGAAAACCAAAAGCAGCTGTTTTACCAGTTCCGGTTTGTGCTAAAGCCACTAAATCTGTGTCTTCGTTTAATAAAATTGGGATTGCTTTTTCTTGTACTTCAGAAGGGGTTTCGAAACCTAAATCTGTAATACCTTTTAATAGATCTTCGTTAAGACCTAAATCTTGGAATGTGCTCATTCTTTCTTATGTATTTCAATGTCAATCTGTTTGGTGTTACAAATAGAAGCGCATTGAACATACTTAACCTAAAACTTCTAATAACACATCCTCTCTCTGAGGAGTAAAATAACGCTATTGCGTTTTTCAAGGTGCAAAGGTACAACTAAATTTGAGATAAACTATTTTTGATTAAAGAATTATTTAATAGGTATGTGGTAATAAGTTGAATGATAGCGGTTTGAGTGCTTTAATACGCTATCTTCTATGGCTTTTTAAAGTTTTTAGGGTAGAAAAAAGGATGCCTCTGCAATTGTGAAACACTCATGAGTACTTTAATTTAAAATAAAAATGAACGAATAAGCGTTAGCGCGAACTTTGGACTGTGCATCTTTAATCATCCAGAAAAGGGGTGCATAAATTTAGATAGCTCTGTAAAATATAATTTAATTATTTTGTGCAGCCAACTAGGTCGCATTTAAGGTTCTACTACAGCTTATTCAAAAAACCAATTAATAATTGTACTGCTTTCCCACGATGACCAATCTCATTTTTTAACTTCAAATCCATTTGAGCAAAGGTTTCGGAGTAGCCATTAGGTTTAAAAATGGGGTCGTAACCAAAGCCGTGGTCTCCAATTTTTTCTTTTGTAATTTCCCCTTTACAAAGGCCTGTAAAGGTTTCTAGTTTGCCGTTAAGGTGTAAAGCAATGACTGTTTTAAATTGAGCGCTTCGGTTGGTTTTGTCTTTTAAATTTAAAAGTAACTTATCCATGTTGTCATTAGCATCACGTTGTTCTCCAGCATAACGCGCACTATACACCCCAGGATCATTATTTAGGGCCTCAACTTCTAAGCCGGTATCGTCTGCAAAACAATCATAGCCATAACGCACTTTTATATAGTCTGCTTTTTGTATCGCATTGCCTTCAATGGTGGTTTGTGTCTCTGGGACGTCTTCAAAACAGCCAATGTCTTTTAAGCTTACAAGCTTAATATGCTCCGGAATTAAGGATTGTACTTCTTTTAATTTGTTAAGATTATTTGTAGCGAAAACGAGTTGCATGTTTTTAATTAAGTTTAAATTCAAAAGTAAAGTTTACTACTGTTTTTTATCCCTTATTTGTGATAAAAAGTTAAAAGGGAAAAACAGCCTATTTAATATCGAGTGAAGTCCTTACTCATCTTCGTATAATAAGGTTAGTTTTGCAGTCAGAAAAACACCAAATCGTTTAAATTATGAAAATGCTTCCAAGTCTAAAAACACAAAGAAGCGTCCGCGCCTCAAAATTAAAAAATCAGGCTTTATGTTTAGTTATTTTTGTCTTTTTTTCTTGTGATAGTTTAAAAGGTGTCATGAAAACGAGTCCTGAAACGACCTTGCCACCAGGACTTCAATGGGCCTCAAGAACAGATTTATCGGGCGAGCAGTTTTCAACATACTTTCAAGAATATAAAAACAAAGGCTGGATTATAAAAGCTATTGATGCCTATAAAAGCGGTTTAGAAACAAAGTATGCTATGATCTGGGAAGAAAATACAGATTTGCGTGCTTGGGCAGAATGGCGTGATTTATCGTCAGAAGAGTATCATAAAAAATGGGAAGAATATAAAGCGTTGGGCTGGAAGCCTACAGCTATAGAATGTTACCAAATAGGTTCTAATAACAGATATGCGGGTATTTGGGAGGAAAATAAAGAAGGTATCGCTTGGTCATCTCATCGTAATTTAACAGCAACAGCATTTGATAATTTGTTGGAAGAAAAATTAGCCGCTGGATTTCGTTTGGTAGATATTGAAGCCTATTATATTTCGGAAGACCTGAAATTTTCAGCCCTATGGTATGAGAACCCTACAAATTTAGAATGGGCAGAATCTAAAGGCATGACGCGAACAGAATACCGAGAAAAAATAGATGATTTTGGTAATCGGGGCTTTAAGGTCATAGATTTTGAGTCGTATACCGTTGGTAATGAACAAAAATATGCAGCTATCTGGGAAAAAAATCTTTACAATCATAAAACAGCCGTTCGAACAGACAAAACAGAAATAGAATATGCCAATTATTGGCGGTTATATAATGATATGGGTTATCGTTTAATTGACTTTGAGAGTTATAGTACGCCAAGTGGCAGGCGCTATGCTGGTGTATGGACAGAGAATAATACCATTAGGTCACGTTATAGCAAGCAAGAGGCTATTACGGCTTTAGTTAGCCAATATCAAATAGATAATAATATAGCAGCTGTTTCAGTGGCGGTAGCTCAAGGCGGACAGGTAGTCTATCAAAGAGGTTTTGGAGAAGCAGACAAGCTAGCGAATAAAAAGGCACACGGTAAATCTGTTTATCTTATTGGTTCGATTTCAAAAGTTATTGGCGGGACTTTAGCAGCAAAATTAGAAGCCGAAGGACAATTGAGAGATGGGACGGGGGTGTCCTTAGACTTAACACAACCCACTACTAATTTTTTGGCGATTCCAAATAATAGCCACAGCCATACCGTTGAACAATTATTTTCACATACGGGGTGTATGTGGCATTACTCTGCAGGTCCAGAGCCTATAGGTATTCATTTTAACAACGCTTTAGCAGCAACACAGCAACTCTGGAATACGCCTACGCTGGCTAATTGTACCATTGGGAGTTCAAGAAATTATTCTACACATGCGTTTACATTTATTGGAGCAGTCTTAGAATCGGTTACCAATCGCCCAATCTCACAATTGGTGGAAGAAGAAATTGCAGATCAGTATGGATTGAGTAGTATGAAGGTTATGTTTAAGGATGCAATTTTAGAGGCTGATTATGAGCGGGTAGCACCTTATTTAGACACAGGGCTTTTAGCGGTGCACAACAATAATAGTTGGAAGGTTTTAGGCGGCGGTATAGAGTGTAATGCCGTTGATCTGGTACGTTTTGGATATAAGCATTTAACAGGAGAGATTATTGATGCAAGCACACGTGATAATCGTTTATGGAAGCCTGTCAATTCCTATACCCCCAATGGCATCGCCTGGGATGTTAGAACCCGAAATGGGCGGCGGGTAGCAGAACATGGGGGCAGTTTTGTTGGCGCGCTATCTCATTTACGGGTGTATAGAGATGATGATTTAGTTATTGTTGTGTTATCCAATCAGCGTGGTCATGCACCAAGAGATTTGATTGATGCGATTGAGAAGGAAATTTTAAATCCATAGTGCTATACTATGTTTTGCTTAAATCCATCAAGGATTACGCGTTTCTATAGCTGTGATGACGGAGAAATTCTATCTGTGGTGATAAGGCTCATTTCTTAAAATCGTAAAGCCACGATACAATTGCTCAACCACAAATAAACGTACCATTTGATGTGAAAAGGTCATTTTTGAGAGTGACACTTTGCCTCTGGATGCGTTGTAAATGGCATCACTAAACCCATAAGGACCACCAATAACAAAAACCAATTGCTTAATGCCAGAATTCATGTGCTTTTGTAAGTAATTTGAAAAGCCAACAGAATCATATTGCTTCCCATTTTCATCTAATAGAATTAAAACATCGGTATTGGCTAGTTTAGCTAAAATAAGCTCACCTTCCTTTTGCTTTTGTTCCGCTTCGCTTAAGTTTTTAACATTCTTGAGGTCAGGAATAATTTCCAATTGAAACTTAATATAGAAACCCAAACGTTTGGTATACTCGTCTATTAGCGCTTGAAGCTGCTTATTATCGGTTTTGCCAATGGCAATAAGTTTGATAGTCATGGCACCAAAGGTAAAACTTTTTGGAATTTGGAATTTGAAAATTCGAATATTTTGATTTTCAATCATTATTTTAGCAGTAAAGTAATTTAGGAATGATAAGTAAAGCCCAATTCGATAAAGAAATAGAATTAATAATTGCCAACGCCATTAGAGAAGATGTTGGTGATGGCGATCACAGCTCACTATCTTGTATCCCTGCTTCCGCCAAAGGTAAAGCCAAACTCTTAGTAAAAGACGAGGGTATTATTGCTGGGGTTTCTTTTGCAAAACAAGTGTTTGCTTATGTCGATCCAGAACTAAAAATAGAGGTGTTAATTGAAGATGGGAGCAAAGTCAATTATGGAGACATTGTTTTTTATGTTACTGGTGCTTCACAATCCATTTTGAAAGCAGAACGGTTAGTCTTAAATGCCATGCAACGTATGAGTGCTATTGCAACAAAAACAAAACAATTTGTCGATTTAGTGGAAGGCACAGGGACAAAAATTTTAGACACCCGTAAAACAACACCTGGTATTCGTGCGATAGAAAAGTGGGCCGTTAAAATTGGAGGCGGTGAGAACCATCGTTTTGCCTTGTATGACATGATTATGCTTAAAGATAATCATATTGATTTTGCTGGTGGTATTACCAAAGCCATTGCAAAAACCAAACAGTATTTAAAAGACACAAATCGTGATTTAAAAATAATCGTAGAGGCCCGTGATTTAAGCGAAATAAAGGAAATACTTAAAAGCGAGGGCGTGTACCGTATTCTTATAGACAACTTTAATTACGAAGATACCCGAAAGGCAGTAGCACTTATTGGGAATCAATGCTTAACCGAAAGCTCTGGCGGTATTAACGAAAAAACAATTAGAGACTATGCACTATGTGGTGTTGACTATATTTCCTCTGGCGCTTTAACGCATTCGGTATATAATTTAGATTTAAGCTTAAAAGCTGTAGATTAGTCACCGGTATGCCAGAAATTTTAGAAGAAAATATTGAATTAGAAGAAAAATTGGTTGAAGTACAGCTTAGAGATAAGCTGCTTAAAATTCCTGTGCTTAATATTTTTGTTAAAGGCTTTAGTAAGATAAAATTACCAGGTTTAAAAGGACTATCTCTTTACGACTTGTTAGAGCTCTATATTATTGGAATAGCTAAAGGGGCATTAACAACCAGAGGTAGTGCGATTGCTTATAGTTTTTTTACCGCTTTGTTCCCGTTTTTATTGTTTATAATTATTGTAATACCGAACATTCCAATCGATGGCTTTGAACAGGATTTTTTGGCATTTTTAAAATCCGTGTTACCCCCAACCACTTCTGATTTCTTTTCAGACAATATCTTCAAAGCTTTACAAGGTAAAAACACCAATAGCGGACTTTTATCTACCGTATTATTTTTGGCTGTTTTTTTAATGACTAATGGCGTGTACGCATTATTTTTAGGTTTCGAAAGTT
It contains:
- a CDS encoding DUF4174 domain-containing protein, with product MRIIIILITILSLNTMQSQHLEKHQWKNRVLLIISDNEASDNYKNQILKLAAAQDELIERKVLVYNVLPKKYKVSTNASNWIAASFLFNSFMDTNDAFAVILIGLDGTVKLKKEGLLTTKTLFDLIDSMPMRQAEMRKN
- a CDS encoding ABC-F family ATP-binding cassette domain-containing protein is translated as MITVDNIAVEFSGTTLFKDVNFVINENDKIALMGKNGAGKSTMMKIVAGEQKATRGKVSCPKDTVIAYLPQHLLTQDNCTVVQEASKAFASVFKMRDEMDHLNKQLETRTDYESDEYMAIIEKVSELGERYYALEDVNYEAEVEKALKGLGFKQEDFTRLTNEFSGGWRMRIELAKILLQKPDLILLDEPTNHIDIESVIWLEDFLVNKANAVMVISHDRAFIDNITNRTVEVTMGRIYDYKANYSHYLQLREDRRLHQIKAYQEQQKFIADNMTFIERFKGTYSKTNQVTSRERMLEKLEIIEVDEVDTSALKLRFPPAQRSGDYPVTVENLTKKYDDHVVFKDANMSIKRGEKVSFVGRNGEGKSTMIKSILGEINFEGKCSLGHNVHVGYFAQNQAALLDNELTVFQTVDEVAKGDIRTGIKNVLGRFMFKGDDIDKKVGVLSGGEKTRLAMVKLLLEPVNLLILDEPTNHLDLKSKDVLKEALLDFDGTLILVSHDRDFLQGLSEKVFEFKDQRVIEHFESIDAFLERNRIDSLKAIDLMK
- a CDS encoding DUF4421 family protein, with product MKYTFLIVILLLVTTTHGQDIISFSNKMLVKVDFNKQSESFLITNAAERSFIAEANNVYKLKFSANYSFFGLSVNFSPSSARGSNQSKFRNIQLRLFLKQWLQTLEYRKVQGFYQESTNINMTLAALPHLKTTSWTGSTSYTLNDAFSLRHLVALNEWQRTSAGSLVPTLNYGFNRLSDYNEAGKYIQNNYDLSISPSYYYTRTINTNYFVTGGIAPALGVRFSEEKIANSTESFAFLTKALNFKLQFGYTSEHISTGAVFNFDSTEANRATARNFVNDKSYASLYFGYRFDPPAFLKRSSKWVKEQIDL
- a CDS encoding NAD-dependent deacylase, giving the protein MKHLVVLTGAGMSAESGLKTFRDANGLWEGHDVMSVASPEGFAANPELVLDFYNQRRKQLLEVKPNKAHLELANLEKHFKVIIITQNVDDLHERAGSSHVIHLHGELLKARSVRNENLILDWKKDLILGDLDSHGDQLRPHIVWFGEAVPLIDEAAAICQTADKLLIIGTSLQVYPAASLMHCVPENTPTYFIDPNPSISSTKNLTVIAKPATEGIHEFISIF
- a CDS encoding RNA methyltransferase, whose translation is MIDIKLLEHLETYLTPKRLARFHKVLAQRTKFFTVATEDVYQLHNTSAVIRSCDVFGIQEVNIVEERNSKRIDREIAMGAQKWVDLKRYQSVKDCLKSLKAQGYQIVATTPHTNDCELYDFDVTKKSCFFFGRETEGLSDEVLKEADVFLKIPMAGFTESLNISVSAAIILQHVTTKLKKTDSDWQLTAPEKLEKRLDWCKKTIKSYDDIIERYYETKK
- a CDS encoding carboxypeptidase-like regulatory domain-containing protein, translated to MRYLLTFLLLCYVTFGFTQEDNTEQSDYVEGIIIDSQTAAPIESVNIVNLNQVIGTSTNSSGEFNIKAKVNDTLHLTYIGYKSIKVRVTNDWLKFGSSKITLTELALALEEVVVNDLKLTGYLEIDIKQVQVNTNYRYSISGLTTGYEAGNNKSPSSISKVLGSIFNPLDFLYNTFSRKGNELKKLKKMKQDDQIRNLLASRFDRETLMVLLQVNKVDLDEIVSQCNYSKEFIEKANDLQMLDAISECYEEYKVLSRDR